The sequence below is a genomic window from Acidilobus saccharovorans 345-15.
ACGTCAAACATAAGGGCCATAGCCGAGGCCTTTGACGTCAGGGACCTGGAGGGATCCGAGGTAGACTTTTCCGACTCGCCGTTTGAGGGGCTGAGGATGTTTGAGAGGGGCTTCGTTAAGGAGGGCGTCGGCGCTGGGGGCACCATGGTTTTGGCCGCCAAGATGGGATTTGACGCGAACAGCGTCAAGTCGGCCATATACTCCGAGTACAAGAGGCTAAGGAACCTTGGCAGCGCTTGAGCTGGGCGACAGGTACCTTATAGTGAACTTCGGCGCCCCCAGGCACATACTTACCACGGCCCACCCCGAAGGCCTGGTGATGGCCTCGAAGGTTGCAATTTACCAGGTAACAGACTCCGACGACCTTTCAAGGCCTGAGAGGTTCAAGGAGGAGGTCAGGAGGGCCCTGGGCCTCGGCGGGAGCGACCCGGTGATGCTCACCGCGGCCGACGTTAGCAAGTATAGGAGCGCCGTCGAGGGCAACTATGGGGTCGTTGCCACAGTGGGCCTCTCTCACCCCTCATGCCACGACATGAGGTCGACGTACGTCCCCCTTATGCCATCAACTATAAACATAGTTGCCTGGGTGCCCGACAGGCTGACGGCGTCAGCCATGGTAGACCTCCTCAGGGTCGTGGCGGAGACGAAGGCTGCAGCCTCGGCGGACCTGATGCTCAGGTGCGACGGCGGGAGGGCCACGGGCACCGTGAGCGACGCCATAGCTGTGGCCGCCACCCTAGATCCCTCAGGAGCCCTGTGGGCTGGGCAGGCAACCACTGTAGGCTCCAAGGTGGCGTCCCTTGTCTACAGGGCTCTCGTGTCAGAGAAGCCCTCCCGCGAGCAGGTGCTCTCGTGGGCGCTGGGCCTCAGCCTCGAGGAGCTAGTCGATGACGCCATGAAGCTCTACAGGTCAGCCCCAGTGCCCGGCGTGGCTGAGGGCAAGGTTAAAGAAATGGTCGCACGAGAGCTCAGCCGAATACTTCAGGACCCGAACGTCTGGGCCTTCATAGTGGCCGCCAGGGAGAACGACATCAGGGGACAGGAGGGCCTGCTGCCTGGCCTCGGTTCCGATGAGTTCGCAGCCGACACCAAGAAGGTTATAGCCGATGAGCTGCTGGCCACAGCGCTCAGCCTCTACATAAACGGCTTCAAGGCTCTGACCGCCACGTACTGGGCTGACGCCATGAAGGACAGGCTCGGCCTTAAACTGGCCTCGCTGCCGATGTTCGAGGACGACATAGCTGCGTCCCTGGCGGCCTCAGCCCTCTCGAGGGTCTACGACAGGCTCCTGGGCGAGGGCCATGATTGAGGTGGCGGCCATAATGGCCGGAGGCCTTGGGTCAAGGCTTGGAGGCCCCTGGAAGCCCACGGTTAACGTCTGCGGGAGGCCCCTCATAAGCTACGTTATTGATGCCGTCTCGCCAGTGTCAAGGCTCGCGCTAATAGTGACTTCACCCGCGTCCTCGAGCTACCTGAGGGGGCTCTCGCTGCCGCCCAGCTTCGCTGAACTTATGCTGGATGGCAGCGGCTACGGCTATGACCTTGGAAGGCTGCTTAACGTCGTGAGGCCGAGGCCCCTGCTGGTGCTTCCGGCGGACCTTTATGGCCTGAGGGCCAGGGACCTGGAGGAGGCCTGCCGCGTGAGCCTTAGGGTCGCGGAGCCCGTGGTGACTGTGAGGGCGCGCGGAGAGTACGTCGGCATTTCCATCTTCAAGGGCTACAGCTACGATGAGTGGGCTGACGTAGATATTGACATGGACGTGATAAATGTTAACGACGGTGAGTCGCTTGAGGAGGCCCGCGGCAGGTGTAAATAGAGCCCATGGGGGAGCGGCTCCCCCTGGGGCCCTGGACTTCAGCGCCCCAGCGAACCCCCTGGGGCCTCCGCCTGGGCTGAGGGAGGCCGTCAGCGAGTGCGCCGCCCTGGGCTCCTACCTCAGGTACCCCTCCCCAAGTGACTACTTGAACCTCCTGGGAGCGGTCTCCGAGTTCCTGGACGTTGACGAGGACCACATAGTGCTCTCCAACGGCTCGGCCGAGCTGCTGTCCCTAATACCGCTCTCGCTCAGGGCCAGGAGCCTTATAGTGGTGGAGCCCAACTTCGGCGACCACGAGCTCCTTGCGAGGGCGACGTCCCTGGAGCTGGTCAGGGTCGTGATGAGGCCCTCGGACAACGCCTTCTCCCTAGACGAAGACGGCGTCATCAGAGCCGCTAAGGCTGCGAGGGGGCCTGCCGTGCTGGTGCTCTCCAGGCCTAACAACCCCACGGGCCTTACTGTTGATGAGAAGGCCATAGATCGCATAGCATCATCCCTGCCCAGGCACGCCTGGATGGTCGTTGATGAGGCCTTCGTGGACCTCTGCCCCAGCTGCCGCAGCCTAGGTGATCGCGACGACATAGTAGTGCTCAGGTCCTTTACTAAGAGCCTCGCGTCGCCGGGCCTCAGGCTGGGGGTCATGGTGACCGCAGACAGGAGGGCCCTTGAGGCTATAGCGGGCTCCATGCAGGCCTGGCCCGTGGACTCTATAACGGCCTGCTCGCTCTCCAAGGTCCTTGCCCTTAAGTCAACGGCGCTTCACGTGGAACGGGGGAAGGAGATAGTTAGGCAGGAGCTGCCCAGGGTTACATCGGCCCTGAGGTCCATGGGGCTCAAGGCCTTTGACTCCTCGGCCCCATATGTTTTGGTAAGACATACGCTGCCAAACCCTCAGTTCCAGAGGTCCCTGCTGGCTCACGGCTTTTACGTCAGGGACGCCTCCACGTTCTACTCCCTTGACAGCCATTACTCAAGGATATCGATAAGGTCGCCTGCGGAGAACGACGCCATCTTAAAGGCCCTCGAGGTGGTCATGGGTTGGGCCTGAGGGACCTCCTGGCCCTGTTCACAAGGCTCCCCGTGGGGTCTGGGGACCTGGAGGCGGCCGCCTCGAGCTTCTACATGGTGCCCATAGTGGGCCTGGCGGAGGGCGTCATAGTGTCGCTCGTGGGCTTCGCGGTTTCAGCTGTTAAGCCAGCGCCTATGCTAGCAGCGGCGCTGATGCTAATAGCTCACGTTGCCGTGACCGGCGGGCTTCACCTGGACGGGCTGGCCGACTACAGCGACGTCCTGGGCTCAGGCCTCAGGGGTGAGGAGGCAGTTAGGGTCCTCAAGGATCCCAGGAAGGGCTCGTTCGCTATCATGGCAGTCGTGGTGGCCCTGGTGGCCAGGCTCTCGGCGTTCTACTACCTCTACAGGTGCCCAGCAATCATAGTTGCCGCGTACGCGTCGTCCCTGGAGGCCTCCTTTGTGGCCGCCAGGGCAGGTGTCCAGGAGCCCTACGAGGGCATGGCCTCCCGCTTCGAGAGGGCTGCCAGGGACGGCCGACAGCTGCTGCTAAACGCGCTGACCTACATAGCAATAATGACAGCTATAGCTGTCTTAAGGCCGCTCAGCCTCATAGGTGCAGCGGCGCTGCTGGCGGGCTTCCTGCTCGCGGCCGACGCGAACTCAAGGCTTGGTTTCGTCAACGGTGACGTGATGGGCGCTTCCATAGAGGTCGGCGGAGTGGTGGCCCTGGTCCTGGGTGCCCTGGCTTGATGCTGCCCAGCTTCCTTTACCCAGGTCCCTTGGAGCTCCTCTCAGCCCTGGCCCTCGCGCTCGTCCTTGACATAGTCTACCCCTACCACAGCGGCTTCATGCTGATGGTACACCCCGTCCACACATCCTACTTCATGGCGCTCAGGCTCTACAGGCCGTTCTCGTCGCGTGCCCGCGGAGCTATGATATGGGCTGCGGTCATGTCGTCTCACCTGGTGGCTTACGCAGCGGCGCTCTACCTGGCCTACAGGCTCAGCCCCATCGCGTGGATTATTGTGGCGGGCTACATAACTAAGACGTCGGCCTCCCTGAGGCTGCTCATAGACGAGGTCAACGGCGCGGGCAGGGCGCTTGAGGAGGGCGACCTGGGCAGGGCCAGGGCCCTAGCCCAGGGCCTCGTGAGGAGGGACCTAAGCGTGGAGGACGCGGGCCACGTGGCATCAGCGGCCATAGAGTCCCTGGCCGAGAGCCTCAATGACGGCTTCGTCTCCCCCCTCTTCTGGTATGCAGTCCTTGGACCCCTGGGGGCCCTGGCCCAGAGGCTCGTCAACACGTTGGACGGGGCGCTGGGATTCAAGGACCCCGAGCACCTGAAGGTGGGGTGGGCGAGCGCCCGGGCTGATACCATAGTTAACTACATACCCGCGAGGCTCACGGCCGCGCTGATAGTCATAGCCTCCGCGAGGTCCGCCAGGAGGGCGGCAGCCGCGTGGGCCTCGTGTTCAGGGCTGACAGAGAGCCTGAACGCCGGCGCACCGATGTCGGCCATGGCGGGAAGCCTTGGAGTGACCCTGGAGAAGAGGGGCTCCTACACCCTCTGCCCTGAGTTCGGCAGGCTCCCAGGAGCTCAGGACATAAGGGGGTCTGTCAGGGTCGCCTTAGCGGCGGCGTCGCTTATGG
It includes:
- the cbiS gene encoding bifunctional adenosylcobinamide hydrolase/alpha-ribazole phosphatase CbiS, coding for MAALELGDRYLIVNFGAPRHILTTAHPEGLVMASKVAIYQVTDSDDLSRPERFKEEVRRALGLGGSDPVMLTAADVSKYRSAVEGNYGVVATVGLSHPSCHDMRSTYVPLMPSTINIVAWVPDRLTASAMVDLLRVVAETKAAASADLMLRCDGGRATGTVSDAIAVAATLDPSGALWAGQATTVGSKVASLVYRALVSEKPSREQVLSWALGLSLEELVDDAMKLYRSAPVPGVAEGKVKEMVARELSRILQDPNVWAFIVAARENDIRGQEGLLPGLGSDEFAADTKKVIADELLATALSLYINGFKALTATYWADAMKDRLGLKLASLPMFEDDIAASLAASALSRVYDRLLGEGHD
- a CDS encoding NTP transferase domain-containing protein — encoded protein: MIEVAAIMAGGLGSRLGGPWKPTVNVCGRPLISYVIDAVSPVSRLALIVTSPASSSYLRGLSLPPSFAELMLDGSGYGYDLGRLLNVVRPRPLLVLPADLYGLRARDLEEACRVSLRVAEPVVTVRARGEYVGISIFKGYSYDEWADVDIDMDVINVNDGESLEEARGRCK
- a CDS encoding pyridoxal phosphate-dependent aminotransferase, with translation MRRPAAGVNRAHGGAAPPGALDFSAPANPLGPPPGLREAVSECAALGSYLRYPSPSDYLNLLGAVSEFLDVDEDHIVLSNGSAELLSLIPLSLRARSLIVVEPNFGDHELLARATSLELVRVVMRPSDNAFSLDEDGVIRAAKAARGPAVLVLSRPNNPTGLTVDEKAIDRIASSLPRHAWMVVDEAFVDLCPSCRSLGDRDDIVVLRSFTKSLASPGLRLGVMVTADRRALEAIAGSMQAWPVDSITACSLSKVLALKSTALHVERGKEIVRQELPRVTSALRSMGLKAFDSSAPYVLVRHTLPNPQFQRSLLAHGFYVRDASTFYSLDSHYSRISIRSPAENDAILKALEVVMGWA
- the cobS gene encoding adenosylcobinamide-GDP ribazoletransferase, with protein sequence MGLRDLLALFTRLPVGSGDLEAAASSFYMVPIVGLAEGVIVSLVGFAVSAVKPAPMLAAALMLIAHVAVTGGLHLDGLADYSDVLGSGLRGEEAVRVLKDPRKGSFAIMAVVVALVARLSAFYYLYRCPAIIVAAYASSLEASFVAARAGVQEPYEGMASRFERAARDGRQLLLNALTYIAIMTAIAVLRPLSLIGAAALLAGFLLAADANSRLGFVNGDVMGASIEVGGVVALVLGALA
- a CDS encoding cobalamin biosynthesis protein; this encodes MLPSFLYPGPLELLSALALALVLDIVYPYHSGFMLMVHPVHTSYFMALRLYRPFSSRARGAMIWAAVMSSHLVAYAAALYLAYRLSPIAWIIVAGYITKTSASLRLLIDEVNGAGRALEEGDLGRARALAQGLVRRDLSVEDAGHVASAAIESLAESLNDGFVSPLFWYAVLGPLGALAQRLVNTLDGALGFKDPEHLKVGWASARADTIVNYIPARLTAALIVIASARSARRAAAAWASCSGLTESLNAGAPMSAMAGSLGVTLEKRGSYTLCPEFGRLPGAQDIRGSVRVALAAASLMVGLEAIILALLRA